In Candidatus Poribacteria bacterium, the genomic stretch TTTCTGCGTGTGGCTTTCCGAAATGAGAGCAGCCCATCAGCCGCATATATCAATAATGGGTTTCGCTGCGTGAAGGATATCGCCCCTTAAAACTGTTTGTAGACGTGGTTGAATGTTTAGTGCATAAGATAGTTCACGGCGATATGAATTTGCTTGCGAGTGGTTCTACGTGTTTATGCATTGCTGTGCCGCCAATCCAACCTGCAAATCCGACAACGATTGTACCCACAGTAAATATCAGGGCATTCACATAGCGATGGATTCGGGACCATCCTTCGCTGGCTGCACGAGCATTTTCTATAAACAGGATAGACACAACTATAATCATTGATATTCCTACAGTTATGGCTATTCCGATCCACGGCTCCAGTTTAGTCCAGTCAAGAGTAAAAGCCCACATGCCCGCCAAAATCCCAATGCTGTAGAGTGAAAACCACTTTAAGGTAGCGGCAGACCATGACTTTTTAGGTTTTTTTATAAAACCACGAAAAGAGCGAAACTAACGACGCAGGTCAGAATTCACACGGTTTTGGATGTGTTCCATGGAATCGTCAGACATTTGGATGCCCCCAATGCAAAAAAGAAGGCGCGATCGGAACATCGCACCTTCCACTTTTTTCACTAAATCAAACCCGTTTCCGAAAGCGTATCCCGCAAGGACTCAAGGTTCGCAGGAACCATTGGTGCGAGCGGCAACCGCAATTTCCCGTTGAGTTTGCCCATCAGTTGGAGAGCGGTTTTCGCAGGAATCGGGTTCGTCTCAATAAAGAGATCAACCGCCAGCGGCAACGTTTTATAGTGAAGTTTTTGGGCGAGTTCAAGATTTCCCGCATGGAAAGCATTACACATCTCCGCAACATCTGCCGGTGCGATGTTCGCCACAACTGAAATAACACCCTTACCACCAACAGCCATAATCGGTAGGGTATTGACATCATCGCCGGAAAGCACGACAAAATCATCGGGGCATAAGTTGACAACTTCACTGGCGCGTTTGAGCTCGCCAGTCGCCTCCTTGAGAGCGACGATGTTCGGGTGCTCCGCAAGCCTTGCGATCGTAGGTGAAAGGATGTCGGTCCCGCATCGTCCGGGAACGTTATAGACAACGATCGGGATGTCCACCGTGTCGGCGATTTTCATATAGTGGGCATACAACCCCTCTTGGGTCGGTTTGTTGTAATAGGGAGTGACAATCAGGGCAGCATCTGCACCAGCGGCTTTCGCGTGTTCTGTTGCGCGCAAGGTGCGTGTTGTCGAGTTGGAACCCGTGCCAGCGATAATAGGCACCTGCCCATTCACAGTTTCGACAGTGAGTTCTATCACCCTATCGTGTTCAGCCTCAGACAGCGCAGGAGATTCACCTGTTGTGCCACACGGGACGATGCCGTGCGTGCCGCCGTCAAGCTGAAATTGAATCAGTTCCTTGAGTTTCGCTTCGTCAAGCGATTCATCGTCCTTAAATGGTGTGACGAGTGCAACATAAGAGCCTTGAAACATGTAAACCCTCCTTGCTGGCTACGGAAACCCAACGGTGTGGGTTTTCCTGCTACTTTTAATAATTCCATGCGTCTGTTGTGAGTTCACCAACGTAGATAACGCGAGCATCGCCTTCGAGGTAGACGTTCTGAGCTTCTCCGTTTTCTACGTCAAAATGGATTTTAAGAACCACGCCACTCGCTGTTTTGACAGCAACAGGAGATGCGACTTTTCCCAATGTCGCAGCGACAATAGCAGAAGCGATTGAACCTGTGCCACAAGCGAGTGTCTCATCTTCAACGCCACGTTCATACGTTCGGATGTCAATTAATCCTGATGACTGAACACGGATAAAATTCGCGTTGGTGCCA encodes the following:
- the dapA gene encoding 4-hydroxy-tetrahydrodipicolinate synthase, translating into MFQGSYVALVTPFKDDESLDEAKLKELIQFQLDGGTHGIVPCGTTGESPALSEAEHDRVIELTVETVNGQVPIIAGTGSNSTTRTLRATEHAKAAGADAALIVTPYYNKPTQEGLYAHYMKIADTVDIPIVVYNVPGRCGTDILSPTIARLAEHPNIVALKEATGELKRASEVVNLCPDDFVVLSGDDVNTLPIMAVGGKGVISVVANIAPADVAEMCNAFHAGNLELAQKLHYKTLPLAVDLFIETNPIPAKTALQLMGKLNGKLRLPLAPMVPANLESLRDTLSETGLI